A window of the Mannheimia granulomatis genome harbors these coding sequences:
- a CDS encoding CPBP family intramembrane glutamic endopeptidase produces the protein MQYSNKSRLNLADFIVLSVLFFGYFSMVSIWGYFYGSALDPISAASFSDEANWFTVTIELCALIVAFIYLYLRRFDFSLIPISVGKNTLPWALGLALLGALISDTLLYGGYWLISGENPFLGVAKVESFFSHISIGLLVFAFVNGFYEELFFMGLAFAVKPEHAQKALVLSVFVRFIFHIYQGLPSAFAIASTGVAFILLRKKVGSIVPFILAHAVFDLFGAGIIGLLLSL, from the coding sequence ATGCAGTATTCAAATAAATCGAGATTAAATTTAGCTGATTTTATCGTGTTATCAGTATTGTTTTTTGGCTATTTCTCTATGGTATCGATATGGGGATATTTTTATGGTTCTGCGCTTGACCCAATCTCTGCTGCTTCATTTTCCGATGAAGCTAACTGGTTTACAGTTACCATAGAGTTATGTGCGTTAATTGTCGCATTTATCTATCTTTATTTAAGGCGATTTGATTTTTCTCTTATTCCGATATCAGTAGGAAAAAATACCTTGCCCTGGGCATTAGGCTTAGCACTCTTAGGCGCATTAATCAGTGATACTCTGCTTTATGGTGGTTATTGGCTTATCAGCGGGGAAAATCCTTTCCTGGGAGTTGCTAAAGTTGAATCGTTTTTTTCTCATATTAGTATAGGTTTACTGGTATTTGCTTTCGTTAACGGATTTTACGAAGAGCTGTTTTTTATGGGATTGGCATTCGCTGTTAAACCAGAACATGCTCAAAAGGCGCTGGTTTTAAGCGTATTTGTACGGTTTATTTTCCATATTTATCAAGGGTTACCTTCAGCTTTCGCCATAGCATCAACCGGTGTCGCTTTTATTTTATTGCGTAAAAAAGTTGGTTCTATTGTACCGTTTATTTTAGCTCACGCTGTTTTTGACCTGTTTGGTGCGGGGATTATTGGCTTATTGTTAAGCTTATAG
- the glnS gene encoding glutamine--tRNA ligase: MSEDILTAETETRANFITHIIDEDLASGKHNNVYTRFPPEPNGYLHIGHAKSICLNFGIAQEYKGKCNLRFDDTNPVKEDVEYVDSIKQDVEWLGFKWEGEPRYASDYFDQLYTYAIELINKGLAYVCELSPDEMREYRGTLTESGKNSPYRDRSVEENLALFEKMKNGGFEEGKACLRAKIDMASPFIVMRDPVIYRVKFAHHHQTGDKWCIYPMYDFTHCISDAIERITHSICTLEFQDNRRLYDWVLENISIERPLPHQYEFSRLNLEGTLTSKRKLLKLVTDGTVDGWNDPRMPTISGLRRRGYTPASLREFCRRIGVTKQDNVVEYSALEACIREDLNENAPRAMAVINPVRVVIENFSEKEILKAPNHPNRPELGERDLPFTRELYIDEADFREEANKQYKRLVLGKEVRLRNAYVIKAERVEKDASGRISTIFCTYDPETLGKNPADGRKVKGVIHWVSAEDNKPAEFRIYDRLFTVPNPGAEEDINAVLNPESLVVRHGFVEPSLANTKAEQGYQFEREGYYCLDSKDGSADNLVFNLTVSLKESVAF; this comes from the coding sequence ATGAGCGAAGACATTTTAACGGCTGAAACAGAAACTCGAGCCAATTTTATTACCCATATTATTGATGAAGATTTAGCAAGCGGTAAACATAATAACGTTTATACCCGTTTCCCGCCTGAGCCAAACGGCTATTTACACATTGGTCATGCAAAATCGATTTGCTTAAACTTTGGTATCGCTCAAGAGTACAAAGGCAAATGTAACTTACGTTTTGATGACACTAACCCGGTAAAAGAAGATGTGGAATATGTAGATTCCATTAAGCAAGACGTGGAATGGTTGGGCTTTAAATGGGAAGGCGAACCTCGCTATGCTTCAGATTACTTCGACCAACTTTATACTTATGCTATTGAATTAATCAATAAAGGCTTAGCTTATGTATGCGAATTATCACCAGATGAAATGCGTGAATATCGCGGAACATTAACCGAGTCGGGGAAAAATAGCCCTTACCGTGATCGTTCTGTTGAAGAAAACTTAGCCCTATTTGAAAAAATGAAAAACGGCGGTTTTGAAGAAGGTAAGGCATGCTTACGTGCTAAAATTGATATGGCCTCGCCTTTTATCGTAATGCGTGACCCGGTAATTTATCGTGTAAAATTCGCTCACCATCACCAAACAGGTGACAAATGGTGCATTTACCCAATGTACGATTTCACCCACTGTATTTCCGATGCGATTGAGAGAATCACCCACTCTATCTGTACCTTAGAATTCCAAGATAATCGCCGTTTATATGACTGGGTATTGGAAAATATTTCGATTGAGCGCCCCTTACCGCATCAATATGAATTTTCACGACTTAATTTAGAAGGCACTTTAACTTCTAAACGTAAGCTATTGAAATTAGTGACAGATGGCACAGTGGACGGTTGGAATGACCCTCGTATGCCAACTATTTCCGGCTTACGCCGTCGTGGATATACCCCTGCTTCATTACGTGAATTCTGCCGCCGCATTGGTGTTACTAAACAGGATAACGTGGTGGAATACTCTGCTCTTGAGGCCTGTATTCGTGAAGATTTAAACGAAAATGCACCACGTGCAATGGCAGTGATCAACCCTGTTCGTGTTGTGATTGAAAACTTTAGTGAAAAAGAAATCTTAAAAGCACCTAATCATCCAAATCGCCCTGAATTAGGTGAGCGTGATTTGCCGTTTACGCGTGAACTTTATATTGATGAGGCGGACTTCCGTGAAGAAGCGAACAAACAATATAAACGCTTAGTGTTAGGTAAAGAAGTCCGCCTACGTAATGCTTATGTGATTAAAGCAGAACGTGTAGAAAAAGATGCAAGCGGTCGAATTTCTACGATTTTTTGCACCTATGACCCTGAAACATTAGGCAAAAATCCGGCTGATGGACGTAAAGTGAAAGGCGTTATCCATTGGGTTTCAGCAGAAGATAACAAACCAGCAGAGTTCCGCATTTACGATCGCTTATTTACCGTGCCAAATCCAGGAGCTGAAGAAGATATTAACGCGGTGTTAAACCCAGAATCTTTAGTGGTGAGACACGGTTTTGTTGAGCCGAGTTTAGCCAATACTAAAGCAGAACAGGGCTATCAATTTGAGCGTGAAGGCTATTATTGCTTAGATAGCAAAGATGGCTCAGCCGATAACCTCGTGTTTAACTTAACTGTAAGCTTGAAGGAAAGTGTTGCCTTCTAG
- the efp gene encoding elongation factor P, protein MANYSTNDFKKGLKFIQDGEPCVIVENEFVKPGKGQAFTRTKIRKLISGKVLEINFKSGSTVEAADVVDSNYNYSYNDGDFWYFMHPETFEQISVDSKALGDNVKWLVDNAECIVTLWNGSAIAVTPPNFVELEIVETDPGLKGDTAGTGGKPATLSTGAVVNVPLFVQIGEVIRVDTRSGEYVSRVK, encoded by the coding sequence ATGGCTAATTACAGCACTAACGACTTTAAAAAAGGTTTAAAATTTATCCAAGATGGTGAACCTTGTGTTATCGTTGAAAACGAATTCGTAAAACCGGGGAAAGGCCAAGCATTTACCCGTACTAAAATCCGCAAATTAATTTCCGGTAAAGTATTAGAAATCAACTTTAAATCAGGCTCAACTGTTGAAGCTGCTGATGTTGTTGATTCTAACTACAACTACTCTTACAACGATGGTGATTTCTGGTATTTTATGCACCCTGAAACGTTTGAGCAAATCTCTGTTGATAGCAAAGCATTAGGCGACAATGTGAAATGGTTGGTTGATAATGCGGAATGTATCGTCACTTTATGGAATGGCTCTGCAATCGCGGTAACGCCACCAAACTTTGTTGAGCTTGAGATCGTTGAAACCGATCCGGGCTTAAAAGGCGATACAGCAGGTACCGGTGGCAAACCGGCTACATTAAGCACCGGTGCAGTAGTAAACGTACCATTATTCGTTCAAATCGGTGAAGTAATCCGTGTCGATACCCGCTCTGGCGAATATGTTTCACGTGTAAAATAA